From a single Seriola aureovittata isolate HTS-2021-v1 ecotype China chromosome 18, ASM2101889v1, whole genome shotgun sequence genomic region:
- the rapgef1b gene encoding rap guanine nucleotide exchange factor 1b isoform X5, translated as MSGKIESKQDSQRSHLSSFTMKLMDKFHSPKIKRTPSKKGKQLQPEPAAKSTEKPANKKVSRLEEHEKEVVSALRYFKTIVDKMVVEKKVLEMLPGSASKVLEAILPLVQVEARVQHSSALSSCHNRVYQSLANLIRWADQVMLDGIDLEDKENVASVTSVIKAVLDGVKELVKLTIEKQEQPSPTTPNKPAPPATTAESVSSEMPSIDREPEVSIKTAPAAAPAEAATEIPDEDVAPPKPPLPEAKMAELSPPPALPPKKRQSAPSPTRVAVVAPMSRGSSLPCSVHRQQQDYEQEFLQRRFSGGSQSYGGDSPRLSPCSSMGKLSKSDEQLSSMEQDSGQCSRNTSCETLDNTENYDPDYDFLHQDLSAGENLPPIPVGGCLSPLPESHSESSSPVPGQHPSHPRFSAPPPQQPPEYWTPQPNQANPLQSSRISAPPALPQKKRRSTQTSPFPDGGSRVLYERYPSQYDNLSEEELHPTPPFPLFTPISPMPQTNGGVFVAQYIASENADVPASPPPLPEKKSRHILQYMQFVEDYSEPQPSMFYQMPQSESIYEQRNKRFQEVYGFNDSFSSTDSVHEPLQPPALPPKQRQLASHSSSPSSSSSSSLSCHLQPSVAAMEEAGSGLGLSMSVSNSYLIGQASLTTPTSLDQVALTNATILDGSGGGPNGSLAGSMGSVAVCLPSESSLTDSLHTSASESANDEGGEGEYVNLYSSSQANGELPLSLRETIAADDVLQDPTPQMPSTNSKEALDKDRRQKSTESAGSDEEDVDELSLIDHKEIMNRITLKQENDDGPDVRAGSGDILLVHATETDRKDLVLYCEAFLTTYRTFITPEDLIKKLHYRYTRFCHSPDTFKKRVSKNTFFVLVRVVDELCLVELTEDILKQLMDLVFTLVCNGELSLARVLRKNILDKVEQKKLLRYTNSLKPLAARGVSARPGTLHDFRSHEIADQLTLLDAELFYKIEIPEVLLWAKEQNEEKSPNLTQFTEHFNNMSYWVRSLIIQQEKAQDREKLLLKFIKIMKHLRKLNNFNSYLAILSALDSAPIRRLEWQKQTSEGLEEYCTLIDSSSSFRAYRAALAEVEPPCIPYLGLILQDLTFVHLGNPDLIDGKVNFSKRWQQFNILDSMRRFQQVHYELKRNEDIVSFFNDFSDHLAEEALWELSLKIKPRNIARRKTDREEKT; from the exons ACTCGCAACGGTCCCATCTGTCCTCTTTCACCATGAAACTGATGGACAAGTTCCATTCTCCCAAGATCAAGAGGACACCATCCAAGAAGGGCAAGCAACTACAGCCCGAGCCAGCAGCCAAGAGCACCGAGAAACCTGCTaacaag AAGGTGAGTCGGCTGGAGGAACATGAGAAGGAGGTGGTCAGTGCCCTGCGCTACTTCAAGACAATCGTGGACAAAATGGTGGTGGAGAAGAAGGTGCTGGAGATGCTTCCAGGCTCGGCCAGCAAGGTGCTCGAAGCCATCCTGCCCCTGGTTCAGGTGGAGGCCCGGGTACAACACAG CTCGGCACTGTCTTCCTGCCATAACCGTGTGTACCAGAGTCTGGCCAACCTCATCCGTTGGGCAGACCAGGTGATGCTGGATGGCATCGACTTGGAGGACAAGGAAAATGTGGCATCCGTTACAAGTGTCATCAAAGCAGTGCTGGATGGAGTAAAG GAATTGGTGAAGCTGACAATAGAGAAACAGGAACAGCCGTCACCCACTACCCCTAACAAACCGGCACCACCTgctacaacagcagagag CGTGTCATCGGAGATGCCCTCGATAGATCGGGAGCCAGAGGTCTCGATTAAGACTGCTCCAGCAGCCGCTCCTGCAGAGGCTGCCACTGAGATACCCGATGAAGACGTAGCCCCTCCCAAACCCCCCCTTCCCGAAGCAAAGATGGCAGAGCTCAG TCCTCCACCAGCTCTTCCTCCTAAGAAGCGCCAGTCTGCCCCTTCGCCTACTCGGGTGGCAGTGGTTGCACCTATGAGCCGTGGCTCCAGCCTGCCCTGCAGTGTCCACAGACAG CAGCAGGACTACGAGCAGGAGTTCCTGCAGAGGCGTTTCTCTGGGGGGAGCCAGTCATACGGGGGCGACTCTCCGCGCCTGTCTCCCTGCAGCAGCATGGGTAAACTCAGCAAGTCGGATGAACAGCTGTCCTCCATGGAGCAGGACAGCGGCCAGTGTTCTCGTAACACCAGCTGTGAGACGCTTG ACAACACAGAGAATTACGACCCGGATTATGACTTCCTCCACCAGGACTTGTCAGCTGGGGAAAACCTGCCCCCAATACCGGTGGGAGGGTGCTTGAGCCCCTTACCTGAATCTCATAGCGAGTCCTCTTCCCCAGTCCCTGGACAGCACCCCTCACATCCCCGCTTTAGTGCTCCTCCACCGCAGCAACCACCAGAGTACTGGACCCCGCAGCCCAATCAAGCCAATCCCTTACAGTCCTCTCGCATCAGCGCACCACCTGCCCTGCCACAGAAGAAGCGGCGCAGCACCCAGACGTCGCCCTTCCCTGACGGAGGGTCCAGAGTGCTATATGAGCGATATCCTTCCCAGTATGACAACTTGTCAGAAGAGGAGCTACACCCTACACCTCCATTCCCCCTTTTCACACCCATCTCACCCATGCCCCAGACAAATGGGGGAGTGTTCGTTGCCCAGTACATTGCCAGCGAGAATGCAGATGTCCCTGCCAGCCCACCGCCCCTcccagaaaagaaaagcagacaca TCCTCCAGTACATGCAGTTTGTGGAAGACTACTCTGAGCCGCAGCCCTCCATGTTCTACCAGATGCCACAGAGCGAGAGCATCTATGAGCAGCGTAACAAGCGCTTTCAGGAGGTCTATGGCTTCAACGACTCCTTCAGCAGCACCGACTCAGTCCATGAGCCGCTGCAGCCCCCAGCATTGCCCCCAAAACAAAGGCAACTG gcCTCCcactcttcctccccctcttcctcctcctcctcttctctctcctgccaCCTCCAGCCGTCTGTAGCGGCCATGGAGGAGGCGGGCTCTGGGCTGGGCCTCAGCATGTCCGTCTCTAACTCCTACCTGATTGGCCAAGCATCCTTGACCACACCCACG agcttgGACCAGGTTGCCTTGACCAATGCCACCATTCTGGATGGCAGCGGGGGCGGGCCCAACGGTTCCCTGGCTGGCTCAATGGGCTCTGTGGCTGTCTGTCTTCCTTCTGAGTCTTCTCTCACTGACTCTCTCCACACCTCAGCG AGCGAGAGCGCGAATGACGAGGGCGGGGAGGGGGAGTACGTCAACTTGTACTCATCCAGCCAGGCCAATGGGGAgctgcctctctccctcaga GAGACAATTGCAGCTGACGATGTACTTCAAGACCCCACCCCTCAGATGCCATCCACCAATAGCAAAGAGGCTTTGGACAAGGACAG gagGCAGAAGTCAACAGAGTCTGCTGGGAGTGATGAGGAAGATGTTGACGAACTCTCCCTCATAGACCACAAGGAGATTATGAATAGGATAACACTAAAACAAGAG AATGACGATGGCCCTGATGTTCGTGCTGGATCAGGAGATATTCTATTAGTCCACGCTACAGAAACAGACCGCAAAG ATCTCGTTTTGTACTGTGAAGCCTTTCTGACTACATATAGGACTTTTATAACCCCAGAGGACCTCATTAAGAAGCTACACTACAGATAT ACCAGGTTCTGCCACAGTCCGGACACCTTCAAGAAGCGAGTCAGCAAGAACACGTTTTTTGTGCTGGTTCGTGTGGTGGACGAGCTGTG CCTGGTGGAGCTGACAGAGGACATCTTGAAACAGCTGATGGACCTGGTGTTCACGCTGGTGTGCAATGGTGAGCTCAGCCTCGCCCGCGTGCTCCGCAAGAACATCCTGGATAAGGTCGAGCAGAAGAAGCTGCTGCGCTACACTAACTCCCTCAAGCCCCTGGCCGCCCGAGGGGTCTCTGCAAG GCCTGGAACTCTTCATGACTTCCGCAGTCATGAGATTGCAGATCAGCTCACTCTTCTTGATGCTGAACTCTTCTATAAAATAGAG ATTCCCGAGGTGCTGCTTTGGGCCAAGGAGCAGAATGAGGAGAAGAGTCCGAACCTGACTCAGTTCACAGAGCACTTTAACAACATGAGCTATTG GGTCCGTTCTTTGATTATTCAGCAGGAGAAAGCccaagacagagagaaactgctCCTCAAGTTCATCAAGATAATGAAG CACTTAAGAAAGTTGAATAATTTCAACTCCTACCTGGCAATACTGTCTGCCCTGGACTCAGCCCCCATCAGGAGATTGGAGTGGCAGAAACAGACCTCAGAG GGATTGGAGGAATATTGCACGTTGATCGAcagctcttcctccttcagagcATACAGAGCTGCTCTGGCTGAAGTGGAGCCTCCATGTATCCCGTACCT GGGTCTAATCCTCCAGGACTTGACTTTCGTCCACCTGGGGAACCCTGACCTCATTGACGGAAAGGTCAATTTCTCCAAACGCTGGCAGCAGTTCAACATCCTGGACAGCATGCGGCGCTTCCAGCAAGT GCATTATGAGCTGAAGCGCAACGAAGACATCGTCTCTTTCTTCAACGACTTCAGTGACCACCTCGCAGAGGAGGCCCTGTGGGAGTTGTCGCTTAAGATCAAACCCAGGAACATCGCCAGGCGCAAGACGGATCGCGAGGAGAAGACCTAG
- the rapgef1b gene encoding rap guanine nucleotide exchange factor 1b isoform X11 codes for MSGKIESKQDSQRSHLSSFTMKLMDKFHSPKIKRTPSKKGKQLQPEPAAKSTEKPANKKVSRLEEHEKEVVSALRYFKTIVDKMVVEKKVLEMLPGSASKVLEAILPLVQVEARVQHSSALSSCHNRVYQSLANLIRWADQVMLDGIDLEDKENVASVTSVIKAVLDGVKELVKLTIEKQEQPSPTTPNKPAPPATTAESVSSEMPSIDREPEVSIKTAPAAAPAEAATEIPDEDVAPPKPPLPEAKMAELRAQLSADAGQRRPSQKENPPPALPPKKRQSAPSPTRVAVVAPMSRGSSLPCSVHRQQQDYEQEFLQRRFSGGSQSYGGDSPRLSPCSSMGKLSKSDEQLSSMEQDSGQCSRNTSCETLDNTENYDPDYDFLHQDLSAGENLPPIPVGGCLSPLPESHSESSSPVPGQHPSHPRFSAPPPQQPPEYWTPQPNQANPLQSSRISAPPALPQKKRRSTQTSPFPDGGSRVLYERYPSQYDNLSEEELHPTPPFPLFTPISPMPQTNGGVFVAQYIASENADVPASPPPLPEKKSRHILQYMQFVEDYSEPQPSMFYQMPQSESIYEQRNKRFQEVYGFNDSFSSTDSVHEPLQPPALPPKQRQLASHSSSPSSSSSSSLSCHLQPSVAAMEEAGSGLGLSMSVSNSYLIGQASLTTPTSESANDEGGEGEYVNLYSSSQANGELPLSLRETIAADDVLQDPTPQMPSTNSKEALDKDRRQKSTESAGSDEEDVDELSLIDHKEIMNRITLKQENDDGPDVRAGSGDILLVHATETDRKDLVLYCEAFLTTYRTFITPEDLIKKLHYRYTRFCHSPDTFKKRVSKNTFFVLVRVVDELCLVELTEDILKQLMDLVFTLVCNGELSLARVLRKNILDKVEQKKLLRYTNSLKPLAARGVSARPGTLHDFRSHEIADQLTLLDAELFYKIEIPEVLLWAKEQNEEKSPNLTQFTEHFNNMSYWVRSLIIQQEKAQDREKLLLKFIKIMKHLRKLNNFNSYLAILSALDSAPIRRLEWQKQTSEGLEEYCTLIDSSSSFRAYRAALAEVEPPCIPYLGLILQDLTFVHLGNPDLIDGKVNFSKRWQQFNILDSMRRFQQVHYELKRNEDIVSFFNDFSDHLAEEALWELSLKIKPRNIARRKTDREEKT; via the exons ACTCGCAACGGTCCCATCTGTCCTCTTTCACCATGAAACTGATGGACAAGTTCCATTCTCCCAAGATCAAGAGGACACCATCCAAGAAGGGCAAGCAACTACAGCCCGAGCCAGCAGCCAAGAGCACCGAGAAACCTGCTaacaag AAGGTGAGTCGGCTGGAGGAACATGAGAAGGAGGTGGTCAGTGCCCTGCGCTACTTCAAGACAATCGTGGACAAAATGGTGGTGGAGAAGAAGGTGCTGGAGATGCTTCCAGGCTCGGCCAGCAAGGTGCTCGAAGCCATCCTGCCCCTGGTTCAGGTGGAGGCCCGGGTACAACACAG CTCGGCACTGTCTTCCTGCCATAACCGTGTGTACCAGAGTCTGGCCAACCTCATCCGTTGGGCAGACCAGGTGATGCTGGATGGCATCGACTTGGAGGACAAGGAAAATGTGGCATCCGTTACAAGTGTCATCAAAGCAGTGCTGGATGGAGTAAAG GAATTGGTGAAGCTGACAATAGAGAAACAGGAACAGCCGTCACCCACTACCCCTAACAAACCGGCACCACCTgctacaacagcagagag CGTGTCATCGGAGATGCCCTCGATAGATCGGGAGCCAGAGGTCTCGATTAAGACTGCTCCAGCAGCCGCTCCTGCAGAGGCTGCCACTGAGATACCCGATGAAGACGTAGCCCCTCCCAAACCCCCCCTTCCCGAAGCAAAGATGGCAGAGCTCAG AGCACAGTTGAGTGCTGACGCTGGCCAAAGGAGACCCTCTCAGAAGGAGAA TCCTCCACCAGCTCTTCCTCCTAAGAAGCGCCAGTCTGCCCCTTCGCCTACTCGGGTGGCAGTGGTTGCACCTATGAGCCGTGGCTCCAGCCTGCCCTGCAGTGTCCACAGACAG CAGCAGGACTACGAGCAGGAGTTCCTGCAGAGGCGTTTCTCTGGGGGGAGCCAGTCATACGGGGGCGACTCTCCGCGCCTGTCTCCCTGCAGCAGCATGGGTAAACTCAGCAAGTCGGATGAACAGCTGTCCTCCATGGAGCAGGACAGCGGCCAGTGTTCTCGTAACACCAGCTGTGAGACGCTTG ACAACACAGAGAATTACGACCCGGATTATGACTTCCTCCACCAGGACTTGTCAGCTGGGGAAAACCTGCCCCCAATACCGGTGGGAGGGTGCTTGAGCCCCTTACCTGAATCTCATAGCGAGTCCTCTTCCCCAGTCCCTGGACAGCACCCCTCACATCCCCGCTTTAGTGCTCCTCCACCGCAGCAACCACCAGAGTACTGGACCCCGCAGCCCAATCAAGCCAATCCCTTACAGTCCTCTCGCATCAGCGCACCACCTGCCCTGCCACAGAAGAAGCGGCGCAGCACCCAGACGTCGCCCTTCCCTGACGGAGGGTCCAGAGTGCTATATGAGCGATATCCTTCCCAGTATGACAACTTGTCAGAAGAGGAGCTACACCCTACACCTCCATTCCCCCTTTTCACACCCATCTCACCCATGCCCCAGACAAATGGGGGAGTGTTCGTTGCCCAGTACATTGCCAGCGAGAATGCAGATGTCCCTGCCAGCCCACCGCCCCTcccagaaaagaaaagcagacaca TCCTCCAGTACATGCAGTTTGTGGAAGACTACTCTGAGCCGCAGCCCTCCATGTTCTACCAGATGCCACAGAGCGAGAGCATCTATGAGCAGCGTAACAAGCGCTTTCAGGAGGTCTATGGCTTCAACGACTCCTTCAGCAGCACCGACTCAGTCCATGAGCCGCTGCAGCCCCCAGCATTGCCCCCAAAACAAAGGCAACTG gcCTCCcactcttcctccccctcttcctcctcctcctcttctctctcctgccaCCTCCAGCCGTCTGTAGCGGCCATGGAGGAGGCGGGCTCTGGGCTGGGCCTCAGCATGTCCGTCTCTAACTCCTACCTGATTGGCCAAGCATCCTTGACCACACCCACG AGCGAGAGCGCGAATGACGAGGGCGGGGAGGGGGAGTACGTCAACTTGTACTCATCCAGCCAGGCCAATGGGGAgctgcctctctccctcaga GAGACAATTGCAGCTGACGATGTACTTCAAGACCCCACCCCTCAGATGCCATCCACCAATAGCAAAGAGGCTTTGGACAAGGACAG gagGCAGAAGTCAACAGAGTCTGCTGGGAGTGATGAGGAAGATGTTGACGAACTCTCCCTCATAGACCACAAGGAGATTATGAATAGGATAACACTAAAACAAGAG AATGACGATGGCCCTGATGTTCGTGCTGGATCAGGAGATATTCTATTAGTCCACGCTACAGAAACAGACCGCAAAG ATCTCGTTTTGTACTGTGAAGCCTTTCTGACTACATATAGGACTTTTATAACCCCAGAGGACCTCATTAAGAAGCTACACTACAGATAT ACCAGGTTCTGCCACAGTCCGGACACCTTCAAGAAGCGAGTCAGCAAGAACACGTTTTTTGTGCTGGTTCGTGTGGTGGACGAGCTGTG CCTGGTGGAGCTGACAGAGGACATCTTGAAACAGCTGATGGACCTGGTGTTCACGCTGGTGTGCAATGGTGAGCTCAGCCTCGCCCGCGTGCTCCGCAAGAACATCCTGGATAAGGTCGAGCAGAAGAAGCTGCTGCGCTACACTAACTCCCTCAAGCCCCTGGCCGCCCGAGGGGTCTCTGCAAG GCCTGGAACTCTTCATGACTTCCGCAGTCATGAGATTGCAGATCAGCTCACTCTTCTTGATGCTGAACTCTTCTATAAAATAGAG ATTCCCGAGGTGCTGCTTTGGGCCAAGGAGCAGAATGAGGAGAAGAGTCCGAACCTGACTCAGTTCACAGAGCACTTTAACAACATGAGCTATTG GGTCCGTTCTTTGATTATTCAGCAGGAGAAAGCccaagacagagagaaactgctCCTCAAGTTCATCAAGATAATGAAG CACTTAAGAAAGTTGAATAATTTCAACTCCTACCTGGCAATACTGTCTGCCCTGGACTCAGCCCCCATCAGGAGATTGGAGTGGCAGAAACAGACCTCAGAG GGATTGGAGGAATATTGCACGTTGATCGAcagctcttcctccttcagagcATACAGAGCTGCTCTGGCTGAAGTGGAGCCTCCATGTATCCCGTACCT GGGTCTAATCCTCCAGGACTTGACTTTCGTCCACCTGGGGAACCCTGACCTCATTGACGGAAAGGTCAATTTCTCCAAACGCTGGCAGCAGTTCAACATCCTGGACAGCATGCGGCGCTTCCAGCAAGT GCATTATGAGCTGAAGCGCAACGAAGACATCGTCTCTTTCTTCAACGACTTCAGTGACCACCTCGCAGAGGAGGCCCTGTGGGAGTTGTCGCTTAAGATCAAACCCAGGAACATCGCCAGGCGCAAGACGGATCGCGAGGAGAAGACCTAG